The Epinephelus lanceolatus isolate andai-2023 chromosome 8, ASM4190304v1, whole genome shotgun sequence genome includes a window with the following:
- the sgk2a gene encoding serine/threonine-protein kinase Sgk2: protein MAMANCNLRSPSSPPHVDVNLGPSANPHARPTDFDFLAVIGKGTFGKVLLAKLKADNKFYAVKVLQKKIILKKKEQKNIMAERNVLLKSLKHPFLVRLHYSFQTPEKLYFVLDYVNGGELFFHLQRERCFSEPRARFYAAEVASAIGYLHSLNIVYRDLKPENILLDSQGHVVLTDFGLCKEGVEPEGTTSTFCGTPEYLAPEVLRKEAYDRTVDWWCLGAVTYEMIYSLPPFYSRDVGEMYDGILHKPLPLPPGKSDAVCSLLVGLLQKDQHRRLGAIADFLEIKNHTFFSPINWDDLYHKRITPPYNPNVRGPADTQHIDPEFTREMVPNSVSRTPEFNAGTSSNNAFNGFSFVATEDSFL, encoded by the exons ATGGCCATGGCAAACTGTAAT CTGCGGTCACCGTCCTCCCCTCCTCATGTTGATGTCAACCTGGGACCTTCGGCAAACCCTCA TGCCAGGCCCACTGACTTTGACTTCTTGGCTGTCATTGGTAAAGGGACCTTTGGAAAG GTCCTGCTTGCCAAGCTAAAAGCCGACAACAAATTCTACGCCGTCAAAGTGCTGCAGAAGAAAATcatcctgaagaagaaagag CAAAAGAACATTATGGCAGAGAGAAATGTGCTGCTGAAGAGTCTGAAACATCCCTTTCTGGTCCGACTCCACTACTCCTTCCAGACCCCGGAGAAGCTCTACTTTGTCCTTGACTATGTGAATGGGGGAGAG tTGTTCTTCCACCTGCAAAGAGAGAGGTGTTTCTCAGAGCCCAGAGCCAGATTCTATGCAGCCGAGGTAGCGAGCGCCATCGGCTATCTTCACTCTCTCAACATTGTTTACAG AGATCTGAAGCCAGAGAATATTCTCTTAGACTCTCAG GGCCATGTGGTGCTGACAGATTTTGGACTGTGTAAAGAAGGCGTAGAGCCAGAGGGAACCACCTCGACTTTCTGTGGAACTCCAGAA TACTTGGCACCAGAAGTTCTTCGTAAAGAAGCCTATGACAGGACAGTGGACTGGTGGTGTCTGGGAGCAGTCACCTATGAGATGATCTACAGCCtg CCTCCTTTCTACAGCCGTGACGTTGGTGAAATGTATGATGGGATCCTCCACAAGCCGCTGCCACTGCCTCCAGGGAAGTCTGATGCCGTCTGCTCCCTGCTGGTGGGACTCCTGCAGAAGGACCAGCACAGACGCCTTGGGGCCATCGCCGACTTT TTAGAAATAAAGAACCACACATTTTTCTCTCCAATCAACTGGGACGACCTTTACCACAAGAGAATCACTCCTCCTTACAACCCGAATGTG AGAGGCCCGGCTGACACTCAGCATATTGATCCTGAGTTCACCAGAGAAATGGTTCCTAACTCCGTGAGTCGAACCCCGGAGTTCAACGCCGGCACCAGCTCCAACAACGCCTTCAATGGGTTCTCCTTCGTCGCCACTGAGGACAGCTTTCTGTGA